CTGCCAGCCGGAACAGGCCGGGTCTCGCCACGGCAGGTCGCGTTCATGGGTATCGAACCAACCGATCAATCGCTCGGGTGGCACACTATTGAGCATGATAGGAAAGACACCACGCGAGGCCTGGCGCATTCTGCGCGACGGAAACGACCGCTTTGTGGCCGGAGAATCTCAACATCCGAGCCAGGGTATCGAGGACCGGGCACGACTCGCCGACGGGCAGCACCCGCATGTGGTCCTGTTCGGCTGCGCGGACTCCCGTCTGGCCGCCGAGATCATCTTCGACCAGGGGCTCGGCGACATGTTCGTCGTCCGTACCGCCGGTCACGTCATCGACTCGGCGGTGATGGGTTCGCTCGAGTACGCCGTGGAGGTCCTCGAGGTGCCCCTCATCGTGCTCCTCGGCCATGACAGCTGTGGCGCGGTGAAGGCGACGCTCGACGCCCTCGATGATCTGCAGATCCCCGGCGGTTACATCCGCGACGTCGTCGAGCGGGTCACGCCGAGCATTCTCGCGGGGCGCAGCGAAGGCCTCACCCGGGTCGACGAGTTCGAGGCCCGTCACGTCGTCGAGACCGGACGCCTGCTCATGCAGCGCAGCCGGATCATCGCCGACCGCATCAGCACGGGCAAGCTGGCGATCGTCGGCCTGACCTACAAGCTCAGCGACGGCCAGGTCAACCTGGAATCGGTGTACGGCGACATCGGTGAGAAGCCGGTGCAGACCGTGCAGGCCGAGAGCGCCTGAGTTATACCGGAGCGGCCCCGAACCTGAAGGCGAACTCTAGACTTTGCCTGTTCGGGGCCGCTTTTCGGCCGCGACACGCCGACCGTGATCAACCGGAAGTCGAGATCCGGCCGTTAGCGTTGTGTGCGTGATCGAACCCCAGGGCCCGCTGCCACCCGAGATCTACTGGCGACGACGCGTCGTCGCCGGGGGTGGCGCGCTGGTCGTCGTGGGGTTGGTCGTCGCTCTCATCGTCTGGATGACATCCGGCGGTGACGCGCCGCAGAACACCGCGGCCACCTCGTC
The sequence above is drawn from the Gordonia rubripertincta genome and encodes:
- a CDS encoding carbonic anhydrase, with product MIGKTPREAWRILRDGNDRFVAGESQHPSQGIEDRARLADGQHPHVVLFGCADSRLAAEIIFDQGLGDMFVVRTAGHVIDSAVMGSLEYAVEVLEVPLIVLLGHDSCGAVKATLDALDDLQIPGGYIRDVVERVTPSILAGRSEGLTRVDEFEARHVVETGRLLMQRSRIIADRISTGKLAIVGLTYKLSDGQVNLESVYGDIGEKPVQTVQAESA